One Natator depressus isolate rNatDep1 chromosome 13, rNatDep2.hap1, whole genome shotgun sequence genomic region harbors:
- the RABGGTA gene encoding geranylgeranyl transferase type-2 subunit alpha, whose amino-acid sequence MHGRLKVKTTEEQAEAKRLEREKKLRQYVAATTAIFEKRKMGQLDKEALELTNQILGVNPDFATLWNFRREIILRLEGEGSPEEMQSLCRGELSFLETCLRVNPKSYGTWHHRCWVMGHVPHPDWARELELCAKFLESDERNFHCWDYRRFVVQRAQVPAADELHFTDRLITRNFSNYSSWHYRSRLLPQLHPDPRQPGRPTEAVLLKELELVQNAFFTDPNDQSAWFYHRWLLGRAEPEPTILCVYVSREDSSLAVAFSQPVVVTPGSCDLLLFADEAPLAVNWRTPDGRNRPGLMWLCDLPASALNEHWPQHTFRVQWAGGESQKECVLFKGRRDGWCRDSVTEEQVFRCELSVEKSAVLQSELESCEELQALEPQNKWCLLTIILLMRALDPLVYERETLSYFDTLKAADPMRSAYLDDLRSRFLVENSILRMEYAEARVVDLSGRGLTALCHLEQLPLITHLNLAGNRLRRLPPTLAMLRCLEVLELEGNQIETLEGLPPLPRLEELSARSNRIQRPSDLRPLASFPRLRLLALQGNPLGALPDAQSQLAALLPGVEITLA is encoded by the exons aggaagATGGGGCAGCTGGACAAAGAGGCGCTGGAGCTGACCAATCAGATCTTGGGGGTCAACCCCGACTTCGCCACCCTTTGGAACTTCCGCCGGGAGATCATCCTCcgcctggagggggaggg GTCCCCAGAGGAGATGCAGTCACTGTGCCGCGGGGAGCTCTCGTTCCTGGAGACCTGCCTGCGGGTGAACCCCAAGTCGTACGGGACATGGCACCACCGCTGCTGGGTGATGGGGCACGTCCCCCACCCCGACTGGGCCCGCGAGCTGGAGCTGTGCGCCAAGTTCCTGGAGAGTGACGAGCGCAATT TTCACTGCTGGGATTACCGGCGCTTCGTGGTGCAGCGTGCCCAGGTGCCAGCCGCGGACGAGCTGCACTTCACCGACCGCCTCATCACCCGCAACTTCTCCAACTACTCATCCTGGCACTACCGCAGCCGCCTACTGCCCcagctgcaccctgacccccgGCAGCCGGGCCGCCCCACTGAGGCCGTGCTGCTCAAAG AGCTGGAGCTGGTGCAAAATGCTTTCTTCACCGACCCCAATGACCAGAGCGCCTGGTTCTACCATCGCTGGCTGCTAGGCAGAG ctgagcCGGAGCCAACCATCCTGTGTGTCTACGTGAGCCGAGAGGACTCCTCGCTGGCGGTGGCTTTCTCCCAGCCCGTGGTG GTGACACCAGGATCCTGCGACCTGCTGCTCTTTGCAGACGAGGCCCCCCTGGCAGTGAATTGGCGCACACCCGACGGGAGAAACCGCCCCGGCCTCATGTGG ctgtGCGACCTGCCGGCCTCGGCCCTCAACGAGCACTGGCCCCAGCACACCTTCCGGGTGCAGTGGGCGGGCGGGGAGTCCCAGAAGGAGTGTGTCCTCTTCAAAG GCCGCCGCGACGGCTGGTGCCGCGACTCCGTCACCGAGGAGCAGGTGTTCAG gtgcGAGCTCTCCGTGGAGAAGTCGGCCGTGCTGCAGTCAGAACTGGAGTCCTGTGAGGAGCTGCAGGCCCTGGAGCCGCAGAACAAGT GGTGTCTCCTCACTATCATCCTCCTCATGCGGGCCCTGGACCCCTTGGTGTACGAACGAGAGACCCTCAGCTACTTCGACACCTTGaag gccgcTGACCCCATGCGCTCGGCCTATCTGGACGACCTGCGCAGCAGATTCCTGGTGGAGAACAGCATCCTGCGGATGGAGTACGCCGAGGCCAGGGTGGTGGACCTGTCCGGCCGG ggtcTGACCGCCCTCTgccacctggagcagctgccgcTCATCACCCACCTGAACCTGGCGGGGAACCGGCTGCGccgcctccctcccaccctggcCATGCTGCGCTGCCTCGAG GTGCTGGAGCTGGAGGGGAACCAGATCGAGACCCTGGAGgggctgccccccctcccccgcctggagGAGCTCTCAGCCCGCAGCAACC gcatcCAGCGACCTTCCGACCTCCGACCTTTGGCCTCCTTCCCCAGGCTCCGCCTGCTGGCCCTGCAGGGGAACCCCCTGGGCGCCCTCCCCGACGCCCAATCCCAGCTGGCTGCACTGCTGCCCGGGGTGGAGATCACCCTCGCCTGA